In Verrucomicrobiia bacterium, a single genomic region encodes these proteins:
- the mraY gene encoding phospho-N-acetylmuramoyl-pentapeptide-transferase, whose translation MFYYLSQQMLDWSAGTPWASRLSALRLFRYITVRSAGAAVTALVVSLWLGPRVIAWLKQLKFGQEYADKAESAGDIKARLLSKKGTPTMGGILIVLALNFTTLLWAQLNALVELTLLSVVVLTGLGFYDDYAKILQQSGGGAKSRVKLWVQVVLALFIGFYLWRVPATRKLVTEITVPFFKYPIAREAGIAGLLVTLLTIVGSSNAVNLTDGLDGLAIGCTLIVSFVFVVLTYLAGNARAAAYLQIPFVSGAGELTVFCAAMIGAGLGFLWYNCHPAQVFMGDSGSLALGGALGIIAVLIHQPFVLVIAGGVFVMEAASVILQTGWFRYTRIRYGAGRRIFLMAPL comes from the coding sequence ATGTTTTATTATTTGAGCCAGCAAATGCTCGATTGGTCTGCAGGAACTCCCTGGGCCAGCCGGCTGTCCGCCCTGCGCCTGTTTCGTTACATCACCGTGCGCAGCGCCGGGGCCGCCGTGACGGCTCTCGTCGTGAGCCTTTGGCTCGGACCGCGGGTGATAGCCTGGCTCAAACAGTTGAAATTCGGCCAGGAGTATGCCGACAAGGCCGAATCGGCCGGAGACATCAAGGCCCGACTGCTCAGTAAAAAGGGCACTCCCACCATGGGAGGGATACTCATTGTGTTAGCCTTGAATTTTACCACCTTGCTTTGGGCGCAATTGAATGCCCTGGTCGAGCTGACCTTGCTCTCGGTGGTCGTTCTGACAGGCTTGGGTTTTTATGACGACTACGCCAAAATTCTCCAACAAAGCGGCGGCGGGGCCAAATCACGAGTTAAACTTTGGGTCCAGGTCGTTCTGGCTTTGTTTATTGGGTTTTATCTTTGGCGCGTTCCGGCCACGCGCAAACTGGTGACTGAAATCACGGTGCCGTTCTTTAAGTACCCCATCGCCAGGGAAGCAGGAATTGCCGGCCTGCTGGTGACATTACTGACCATCGTGGGCAGTTCGAACGCGGTGAATTTGACCGATGGCCTGGATGGTCTGGCCATCGGCTGCACGCTCATTGTTTCCTTTGTTTTCGTCGTGCTGACCTATCTTGCCGGTAACGCCAGGGCCGCTGCCTACTTGCAAATCCCGTTTGTTTCCGGCGCGGGTGAATTGACCGTCTTCTGCGCCGCGATGATTGGCGCCGGCTTAGGTTTTCTTTGGTACAACTGCCACCCTGCCCAGGTGTTTATGGGTGATTCCGGCTCGCTGGCTTTAGGCGGGGCGTTGGGCATCATCGCCGTCTTGATTCATCAGCCCTTTGTCCTGGTGATCGCGGGCGGGGTCTTTGTCATGGAAGCCGCTTCGGTTATTCTGCAGACCGGCTGGTTCCGATATACCCGCATCCGATATGGCGCTGGCCGGCGCATCTTCCTCATGGCCCCCTTGC
- the murF gene encoding UDP-N-acetylmuramoyl-tripeptide--D-alanyl-D-alanine ligase translates to MEARSLQFIAAACNGELLKGSAQARALEVCTDSRILQTGGLFFAMKGERFNGHDFLPEALSKAAAVVVERGRAPEQPGDCGVIVVENTRAALGRLAGAYRRDFALPVIAVAGSNGKTTTKELVAAVLRQRLATLWSQASFNNDIGVPLTLLRLEGSHQAAVLEAGTNHPGELEPLIRMIQPRYGILTSIGREHLEFFGDMAGVAQEEGWLAELLPADGKLFINGDNDWSIPIARRSRAGVLRLGLSPGNDWSLSGIRLDKQGVTFRVEGPHSEFAGEHRVNLVGRHQPLNALFAIALGCELGLSASEVEQGLACCKAPKMRMEMWELNGVRVLDDAYNANADSMTAALETLLELPCKGRRVAVLGDMAELGASSEAAHEEVGRRAAELGVGQLFVVGKMAAVMGRGARDAGLNRVLEFADVPTAGAAVKQFVRTGDLLLLKASRATRLERIAELLRSDPIT, encoded by the coding sequence ATGGAAGCTCGCTCGTTACAGTTTATTGCTGCCGCATGCAACGGAGAACTCCTGAAGGGTTCTGCGCAAGCTCGCGCGCTGGAGGTTTGCACCGATTCACGTATCCTGCAAACGGGCGGCCTGTTTTTCGCTATGAAGGGCGAGCGATTTAACGGTCATGATTTTCTGCCCGAGGCTCTTTCCAAAGCGGCGGCTGTGGTTGTCGAGCGCGGGCGCGCCCCCGAGCAGCCGGGGGATTGCGGGGTGATTGTGGTCGAGAATACACGCGCGGCACTGGGCCGGTTGGCTGGCGCTTATCGCCGGGATTTTGCCCTTCCGGTGATTGCCGTTGCCGGGTCGAATGGAAAAACGACAACCAAAGAATTAGTGGCCGCTGTGCTCAGGCAAAGGCTCGCCACGCTGTGGAGCCAGGCCAGTTTCAATAATGACATCGGGGTGCCCCTGACCTTGTTACGGCTCGAAGGCAGTCATCAGGCAGCGGTCTTGGAGGCTGGAACAAACCACCCGGGCGAGCTTGAACCATTGATTCGAATGATCCAGCCCAGATACGGCATTCTCACCTCGATTGGACGCGAGCACCTCGAATTTTTCGGGGACATGGCGGGCGTGGCGCAAGAGGAAGGGTGGCTGGCCGAGCTGCTGCCGGCCGATGGCAAATTGTTTATAAACGGTGACAATGATTGGAGTATCCCCATCGCGCGGCGAAGTCGAGCCGGGGTCCTGCGCCTGGGTTTGTCTCCTGGAAATGATTGGAGCCTCAGCGGCATACGCCTGGATAAACAAGGTGTCACTTTTCGCGTCGAGGGGCCTCATTCGGAATTTGCCGGGGAGCACCGGGTGAATCTGGTTGGCAGGCACCAACCCCTGAATGCTTTGTTTGCAATCGCTTTGGGCTGTGAGTTGGGGTTGTCGGCCTCTGAGGTCGAGCAAGGCCTGGCTTGCTGCAAAGCGCCCAAGATGCGCATGGAGATGTGGGAACTGAACGGAGTGCGGGTGCTGGACGATGCCTACAACGCCAATGCCGATTCAATGACCGCCGCCTTGGAGACGCTTCTCGAGCTGCCCTGCAAAGGCCGGCGGGTGGCTGTTCTGGGGGACATGGCCGAATTGGGGGCCTCGAGCGAAGCGGCCCACGAGGAAGTCGGACGCCGCGCCGCCGAACTGGGGGTCGGGCAGCTCTTTGTGGTGGGCAAAATGGCGGCCGTGATGGGGCGCGGCGCGCGCGATGCCGGGCTGAATCGGGTGCTGGAGTTCGCCGATGTGCCGACTGCAGGCGCCGCCGTGAAGCAGTTTGTCCGCACGGGCGACCTGCTGCTGTTGAAGGCCTCGCGGGCCACCCGCCTTGAACGAATTGCCGAATTATTGCGAAGCGATCCGATTACCTAA